The DNA region AATGGAACGGGCTTAGGCTGAGTGATGCCATCGGAAGGGTCTGCGGTCATGACCAGTGGGGATCCTATTGGAGAAGGTAGAGCTACATTGTCGCATCTCATATGTATGATTATTACATCCTGTACTTATACAATATTCCAGAGCACAATGTGATTATCGCGGAATTCAAGAAAGATTTCGTTATAAATATAATCGTGTAGAGTATCATTAATTTTATATTTTGACAGCATAATTACTATTGgttccttcttggcttcGTACTACATATACAAGACGGCCCGGGATTGAATACTATCAGATGACGTAATTGCCAGAGGCAGGTATCTACTTCGCCAGCCGGACGCTTCGGATCGAGAGATTGACGAGAGAGGATAATAGACTGCTCTGTACTTCTAGCCCGAGTAAGAAGAACTGCTCCTTAGGTCGTTAATTTAAGTCTCCTAAGAACAGAAGTCGCAGATATGGCCAGCTCGGAAGTGCTTCACCCCAAAGCCGTGGCAGTAATAACGGGTGCTGCGTACGTCTTATTCTCGCATACTTCCGTTCTTGCGCAACGGCGAGAGGGATTCACGAACCACATCTGAAACATCCGAAGGCTGATCCAGTCAATGATAGCTCAGGTATCGGTTTGGCTGCTGCCCTTCGTTATGCCAAAGAAGGAGCGTCAATTGTTCTTGTAGATATTGATCCAGCCGCTCTTGACCCGGCGGTGGAAAAGGTAAAGAGCGTAGAAGGTGTTGGCACCGTGTTTGGTGTAAGAGTTGACGTGGGAAACGTTAAAGAAGTGGCCAGCCTGCGGGATCGGGTTTTGGAGGAGTTTGGCGAGGTGAGTTGGGTAATGTCGCGGGCTCCAAAACTTCAATCGGTTGCCGCAGGAACGTGTGGGATGACTAATACCATAATGATAGGTCCACATTCTTATGGCCAACGCTGGGACTTCTACTAAGGCTCCTACATTCTCTTTGGGCACACCCTTGGAGGAGCTTCAATCGCACTGGAACAAAGTTCTCAATACCAACTTCTTCGGTGTTTTAAACACCGCTCAGGCTTTCGCTCCGTTTATGGTAAAGCAAGAAAATTCAAGTGTTATCATTATCACTGGGAGCAAACAGGGCATCACTTGTCCTCCGTGAGTGCTCGATACGGCAAAAAATGAGTCCTTGCTGAAGGTATGACAGTGGCAACGCGGGCTACAACGTTTCCAAAGCGGCTGTCAAGACCTATGCCGAACAGCGTAAGTAAAAGCAGCATATAAAATGAGCTGTTGGCAGGCTCACTATTCTCTAGTCTCTCATGAGTTGCGCTCAGATCCCGATAGTCGCTGCACtgcccatctcttcatccc from Cryptococcus neoformans var. neoformans B-3501A chromosome 4, whole genome shotgun sequence includes:
- a CDS encoding hypothetical protein (Match to ESTs gb|CF183025.1|CF183025, gb|CF190990.1|CF190990, gb|CF190122.1|CF190122; HMMPfam hit to adh_short, short chain dehydrogenase, score: 112.4, E(): 1.1e-30); this encodes MASSEVLHPKAVAVITGAASGIGLAAALRYAKEGASIVLVDIDPAALDPAVEKVKSVEGVGTVFGVRVDVGNVKEVASLRDRVLEEFGEVHILMANAGTSTKAPTFSLGTPLEELQSHWNKVLNTNFFGVLNTAQAFAPFMVKQENSSVIIITGSKQGITCPPGNAGYNVSKAAVKTYAEQLSHELRSDPDSRCTAHLFIPGWVFTSLTGANNIGATKPPGAWTPEQTVDYMVDKVFGEGDFYVICPDNETPTSLDKARIQWSMDDVIQNRPALSRWHPSYKARFEDFIQSKQGLAARSRSRGRPAQRDGSQVPSVVSIPSETDLLAFRRN